Proteins encoded within one genomic window of Triticum aestivum cultivar Chinese Spring chromosome 2D, IWGSC CS RefSeq v2.1, whole genome shotgun sequence:
- the LOC123054656 gene encoding BTB/POZ and MATH domain-containing protein 2 — MGDHREFPALAPGHCLPKTSSMSVTDSVTAVHDFRVTGYSLLDGMGVGRFVSSSTFTVGGLDWAVRFYPDGSTANCLGNASAFLYYCSRDKDVRARFTLNLMENDGRLSQVTNSYMKHTFSPASDNWGFIKFIEKSKIQGSPFLENDCLTIRCLLTVTKESRTQDVETNSIVVPPSNLHQDFGNMLHDGEGADVTFTVCGQLFHAHRCVLAFRSPVFRAELFGPLRENATECIKIDDMEPMIFEALLHFIYTDTLPDNCKDGKAAAMQHMLVAADRYGVDRLRLLCERKLSDAIDVETVSTTLALAEQHHCSQLRGACIRFMASPDMLGPVMLTDGFKHLVASCPLILKEVLDEVSRIWRDKSS, encoded by the coding sequence ATGGGTGATCACCGCGAATTCCCCGCCTTGGCGCCGGGCCACTGCCTGCCCAAGACGTCGTCGATGAGCGTGACGGACTCGGTCACTGCCGTCCACGACTTCCGGGTCACGGGCTACTCGCTGCTCGACGGCATGGGCGTCGGCCGCTTCGTCAGCTCCAGCACCTTCACCGTCGGCGGCCTCGACTGGGCCGTCAGGTTCTACCCGGACGGCTCCACCGCCAACTGCCTCGGCAACGCCTCCGCCTTCCTCTACTACTGCAGCCGCGACAAGGACGTCAGGGCCAGGTTCACCCTCAACCTCATGGAGAACGACGGCCGCCTGTCCCAGGTAACCAACTCCTACATGAAGCACACATTCTCTCCGGCGAGTGACAATTGGGGCTTCATCAAGTTCATCGAGAAGTCCAAGATCCAGGGCTCGCCGTTCCTCGAGAACGACTGCCTCACCATCAGGTGCCTGCTCACCGTCACCAAAGAGTCCCGCACCCAAGACGTCGAGACCAATTCGATCGTGGTTCCGCCGTCGAATCTGCACCAGGATTTCGGGAACATGCTGCATGATGGAGAAGGCGCGGATGTCACGTTTACCGTGTGCGGCCAGTTGTTCCATGCTCACAGGTGTGTTTTGGCATTCCGCTCCCCTGTCTTCAGAGCAGAGCTCTTTGGCCCGCTGAGAGAAAATGCCACAGAGTGCATCAAGATAGATGACATGGAGCCTATGATATTCGAGGCGCTTCTTCACTTCATCTACACAGACACCCTGCCTGATAACTGCAAAGATGGAAAGGCTGCGGCTATGCAGCACATGCTCGTTGCCGCGGATCGGTACGGCGTCGACAGGCTAAGGCTGCTGTGTGAAAGGAAGTTGAGCGATGCAATTGATGTGGAAACAGTATCAACCACCCTGGCTTTAGCAGAGCAACACCACTGCTCGCAGCTGCGAGGAGCCTGCATCAGATTCATGGCCTCGCCGGACATGCTTGGCCCTGTCATGTTAACCGACGGATTCAAGCATCTGGTAGCTAGCTGCCCGCTGATTTTGAAGGAGGTATTGGACGAGGTGTCCCGCATTTGGCGCGACAAGTCTTCTTAG